A stretch of Blautia liquoris DNA encodes these proteins:
- a CDS encoding 3-deoxy-7-phosphoheptulonate synthase: protein MSFTFLEELPSPEQIREEHPLTSRSVKIKEERDREIASVITGESDKFLVIIGPCSADNEDSVCDYISRLVPVQEKVKDKLIIIPRIYTNKPRTTGQGYKGIVHQPDPEKAPNLLQGLVAMRKILIRAIEESGLTPADEMLYPSNWSYVSDLLSYVAVGARSVENQEHRLTVSGFDVPAGMKNPTSGDLSVMLNSVIAAQGHHTFIYRNWEVKTDGNQLAHTILRGAVNKHGNAIPNYHYEDLQLLLQKYQQTNLKNPAVIVDTNHSNSDKHYEEQIRIAKEVLHSRGHSADIKKLVKGLMIESYIEPGNQKIGNGNHIYGKSITDPCLSWEDSERLIYEIAENC, encoded by the coding sequence ATGAGTTTTACATTTCTGGAAGAGCTTCCTTCACCGGAACAGATACGTGAGGAACACCCTCTGACAAGCAGATCAGTCAAGATTAAGGAAGAAAGAGACAGAGAAATTGCCAGCGTAATTACCGGTGAGTCGGACAAGTTTCTAGTGATTATCGGACCATGTTCAGCAGATAATGAGGATTCAGTCTGTGATTATATCAGCCGTCTTGTTCCGGTACAGGAAAAAGTGAAGGATAAGCTGATTATCATACCACGTATATATACGAATAAACCGCGAACTACAGGTCAGGGATACAAGGGGATTGTACACCAGCCGGATCCGGAAAAGGCACCAAACCTGCTTCAGGGACTTGTCGCTATGAGGAAGATTCTGATTCGGGCAATCGAGGAGAGCGGCCTTACGCCGGCGGACGAGATGCTCTACCCGTCAAACTGGAGTTATGTGTCCGATTTGCTCTCTTATGTGGCAGTAGGGGCACGTTCAGTGGAGAATCAGGAACACCGTCTCACAGTATCCGGGTTTGATGTACCGGCCGGTATGAAGAATCCGACCAGCGGTGATCTCTCTGTGATGCTGAATTCAGTGATTGCAGCACAAGGACACCATACATTCATATATCGTAACTGGGAAGTAAAAACAGATGGCAATCAGCTGGCACACACAATCCTCCGGGGTGCGGTGAATAAACATGGTAATGCAATTCCGAATTACCACTATGAGGATCTTCAGCTTCTTCTGCAGAAATATCAGCAGACTAATCTGAAAAATCCGGCTGTGATTGTAGATACGAACCATTCGAATTCTGACAAACATTATGAGGAACAGATCCGGATCGCCAAAGAAGTTCTGCACAGCAGAGGACATTCCGCTGACATCAAAAAGCTTGTGAAAGGTCTCATGATTGAGAGCTATATAGAACCTGGGAATCAGAAGATAGGAAACGGGAATCATATCTATGGCAAGTCCATCACAGATCCCTGCCTTTCCTGGGAAGATTCCGAGCGGCTGATATACGAAATTGCCGAAAATTGCTGA
- the xylB gene encoding xylulokinase, translating to MYYIGVDLGTSAVKLLLMEGGGAIKNIISKEYPLFFPHTGWSEQNPDDWWKAVIEGLRELTRDFDTSQIGGISFGGQMHGLVTLDSDDKVIRPAILWNDGRSQKQTDYLNQVIGKDKLSQYTANIAFAGFTAPKILWMREEEPENFRKISKIMLPKDYIAYRLSGVHCTDYSDASGMLLLDVENKCWSKEMIDICHIREEMLPKLYESYDIVGEIKPEIANELGFPKTVKIVAGAGDNAAAAVGTGTVGEGKCNISLGTSGTIFIPSKKFCVDRYNGLHSFDHADGYFHLMGCMLSAASCNKWWMEEIVKTKDYGKEQEKIKNLGENHVFFLPYLMGERSPHNNPNARGTFIGMTMDTTREDMTQAVLEGVAYAIRDSFEIAKSLGIVIGRTKICGGGAKSALWKKIIANVLGIKVDVPESEEGPGYGGAILAAVACGEYDSVSDACDQLIRVVDTIEPEEELVQKYNQRYTQFKKIYPTLKELYDEII from the coding sequence ATGTATTATATAGGCGTTGATTTGGGAACATCTGCGGTAAAGCTCCTTCTGATGGAAGGCGGCGGTGCGATCAAAAATATCATTTCCAAAGAATATCCACTGTTCTTCCCGCATACTGGGTGGTCCGAGCAGAATCCGGACGACTGGTGGAAAGCGGTTATAGAAGGGCTGAGGGAACTGACCAGGGACTTTGATACGTCCCAAATTGGGGGAATCAGTTTCGGCGGACAGATGCATGGCCTGGTGACTCTGGATAGTGATGACAAGGTGATCCGTCCTGCAATCCTCTGGAACGACGGACGTAGTCAGAAACAGACTGACTATCTGAATCAGGTAATTGGGAAAGATAAACTTTCCCAATATACCGCGAATATCGCATTTGCCGGATTTACAGCCCCGAAGATTCTTTGGATGCGTGAAGAAGAGCCTGAGAATTTTAGAAAGATATCAAAGATCATGCTTCCGAAGGACTATATCGCCTATCGGCTGTCCGGAGTGCATTGTACGGATTATTCAGACGCATCCGGTATGCTGCTTTTGGATGTCGAAAACAAATGTTGGTCGAAGGAAATGATTGATATCTGTCATATCAGGGAAGAGATGCTTCCAAAGTTATATGAGAGCTATGACATTGTGGGCGAAATCAAGCCGGAGATTGCGAATGAATTAGGTTTTCCAAAGACAGTAAAAATCGTTGCCGGGGCAGGGGATAATGCCGCCGCTGCCGTGGGCACCGGGACAGTCGGTGAAGGAAAATGCAATATTTCCCTTGGAACAAGCGGAACGATTTTTATTCCGAGTAAGAAGTTTTGCGTAGATCGGTACAATGGTCTTCATTCGTTTGATCATGCTGACGGATACTTTCATCTGATGGGCTGCATGCTCAGTGCTGCATCCTGTAACAAATGGTGGATGGAGGAAATTGTCAAAACGAAGGATTATGGCAAAGAGCAGGAAAAGATTAAAAATCTGGGTGAAAATCATGTGTTTTTCCTTCCTTATCTGATGGGGGAGCGTTCTCCGCACAATAACCCGAATGCCCGGGGCACCTTTATCGGGATGACGATGGATACGACCAGAGAAGATATGACACAGGCTGTACTGGAGGGTGTTGCATATGCCATTCGGGACTCGTTTGAGATTGCAAAATCTCTTGGAATTGTAATTGGACGGACCAAGATCTGCGGCGGCGGGGCAAAAAGCGCGTTGTGGAAGAAGATCATCGCAAATGTACTTGGAATCAAAGTGGATGTTCCGGAATCAGAGGAAGGCCCAGGCTACGGCGGAGCGATACTGGCAGCAGTGGCATGCGGTGAATATGACAGTGTATCTGATGCCTGTGATCAGCTCATAAGAGTTGTGGATACCATAGAACCGGAAGAAGAACTGGTCCAAAAATATAATCAGAGATATACACAGTTCAAAAAAATCTATCCGACACTAAAAGAGCTATACGACGAGATCATCTGA
- a CDS encoding stage II sporulation protein M gives MQKGYLKRYFYKFTRMPYGSIFLFMFLGGFLGGIIFGNVAWSIRPGAITGLNILNAGSWMKINGSVKNYLHYLTRERLRGPVLLMVLGFTTCGMAAVYLALIWLGFLGGLICSAALLQLGVMGMLNLLGSLFLPIICYLPGIAILFNQVFLMSEKSSKKSIDGMKEYGKYLLICVLILLLLVVGILVECYVNPVIVNLFRKIF, from the coding sequence ATGCAAAAAGGATATTTGAAACGATATTTTTATAAATTCACAAGGATGCCCTATGGAAGCATCTTCTTATTTATGTTTCTTGGAGGATTTCTTGGAGGAATAATATTTGGAAATGTGGCATGGAGTATTCGCCCGGGTGCGATTACCGGACTGAATATCTTAAATGCCGGAAGTTGGATGAAGATCAACGGAAGCGTGAAGAACTATCTCCATTATCTGACAAGGGAGAGACTTCGGGGGCCGGTTCTGCTTATGGTTCTTGGGTTCACGACATGTGGTATGGCGGCGGTTTATCTCGCACTGATCTGGCTTGGATTCCTCGGCGGTCTAATCTGCTCAGCAGCACTTCTTCAGCTGGGGGTCATGGGAATGCTTAATCTGCTGGGATCTCTTTTCCTTCCAATCATCTGTTATCTTCCCGGTATAGCGATTCTTTTTAACCAGGTATTCCTCATGTCTGAAAAAAGCAGCAAAAAAAGTATAGACGGGATGAAAGAATATGGTAAATATCTTCTCATCTGCGTTTTGATATTACTATTACTTGTCGTGGGTATACTGGTCGAATGCTATGTAAATCCGGTGATAGTCAATTTATTCAGGAAAATTTTTTAA
- a CDS encoding ABC transporter permease: MLHLLKYRFKSSLRNGSSMFWALLFPIILGTLFYFTIGKMDEADFSTIPVAVVVGEVSQEADNFQHFLQEIEESDSDIIQVQYMTEDVAAKALEEKEVKGIFYTEDQISLTVAAKGIEESILESLLNSYVDSAKMMTQIGQIHPEGMNAAISSMSNYQNLVQSVSLKGKTIDGNVQYFYALIAMACMYGCFLGFDAALGLQANLTPLAARRCITPTHKLKIIASDMFGIFIIHFVNVSILVLYLRFILGIGFDGEMGKMLLVSGIGSMIGVSLGILVGSAGRITENLKVGIMLGVSMTCGFLSGLMVGGMKDIVEKHAPLLNRVNPAALITDAFYCINVYDNPRRFYRDLGTLAVLGILMLAGAYLIVRKECYESV, encoded by the coding sequence ATGCTGCATTTATTAAAATATAGATTTAAATCCAGCTTAAGAAATGGATCCAGTATGTTCTGGGCTCTTTTATTCCCGATTATTCTGGGAACTCTGTTTTACTTTACAATCGGAAAGATGGATGAAGCGGATTTCTCTACGATCCCGGTGGCAGTGGTTGTGGGAGAAGTGAGTCAGGAAGCAGACAACTTTCAACACTTTCTGCAGGAAATAGAAGAAAGTGATTCTGATATCATACAGGTTCAATACATGACAGAGGATGTGGCGGCGAAAGCACTGGAAGAAAAAGAGGTAAAGGGGATCTTTTATACAGAGGATCAGATAAGTCTGACCGTTGCCGCAAAAGGGATAGAAGAGAGCATCCTGGAATCGCTTCTAAACAGTTATGTAGATTCTGCCAAAATGATGACGCAGATAGGGCAGATACATCCGGAGGGTATGAATGCTGCAATTTCCAGCATGAGCAATTATCAGAATCTGGTGCAAAGCGTATCCCTGAAAGGAAAGACCATTGATGGAAATGTTCAGTATTTTTATGCGCTTATTGCGATGGCATGTATGTACGGCTGTTTTCTTGGGTTTGATGCGGCTCTCGGTCTGCAGGCCAACTTAACCCCACTGGCGGCAAGGCGGTGCATTACGCCTACACACAAATTAAAAATCATTGCTTCCGATATGTTTGGAATATTTATCATTCATTTTGTGAATGTGAGTATCCTGGTTCTTTACCTGAGATTTATTCTGGGAATCGGATTTGACGGAGAGATGGGTAAGATGCTGCTTGTATCCGGTATAGGCAGTATGATTGGTGTGTCTTTGGGAATCCTGGTCGGAAGTGCAGGAAGAATTACGGAAAATCTCAAAGTCGGTATTATGCTGGGAGTTTCCATGACATGCGGCTTCTTGTCAGGTCTGATGGTTGGAGGGATGAAGGATATTGTGGAAAAACATGCCCCCCTTTTGAATCGGGTGAATCCGGCGGCATTGATTACAGACGCATTCTATTGTATCAATGTATATGATAATCCTAGGCGGTTTTACAGAGATCTTGGTACACTGGCAGTCCTTGGCATATTGATGCTTGCAGGAGCCTACCTGATTGTCAGAAAGGAGTGCTATGAGAGTGTTTAA
- a CDS encoding response regulator: MRLILIDDDCLVTQALKIILETNEDFHILAIGTTGQEAITLFRKHRPDILLMDIRMKGMDGLEASAKILSEFPGAKILLLTTFSDDEYIVKALKLGAKGYLLKQDYPSLLPALEAVCNGQTVFGSEITEKIPNLLHNHASFDYTRYDIHGRELDIITLIAEGYSNKEIADTLYLSQGTVRNYLSSILDKLQLRDRTQLAVFYYQHVS, encoded by the coding sequence ATGAGGCTTATACTAATCGATGATGATTGTCTGGTTACACAGGCTTTAAAAATTATATTGGAAACAAATGAAGATTTTCACATACTGGCAATCGGAACCACCGGGCAGGAAGCGATCACGCTTTTTAGAAAACATCGTCCGGACATCCTGCTTATGGACATCCGCATGAAGGGGATGGATGGGCTGGAGGCATCAGCTAAAATTCTTTCCGAATTTCCTGGAGCAAAAATCCTGCTGCTCACTACATTTTCCGACGATGAATACATAGTAAAAGCACTAAAACTCGGAGCGAAAGGTTATCTGTTAAAGCAAGATTATCCGAGTCTGCTCCCTGCCCTTGAAGCTGTCTGCAACGGTCAGACCGTCTTTGGAAGTGAGATTACAGAGAAGATACCAAACCTTCTTCATAATCATGCAAGTTTTGATTATACCAGATATGACATTCATGGACGAGAGTTGGATATTATTACTTTAATTGCAGAGGGGTATAGCAACAAAGAAATTGCGGATACACTTTATCTGAGCCAGGGTACTGTGCGGAATTACTTAAGTTCCATACTCGATAAGCTTCAGTTGAGAGACCGCACGCAATTAGCGGTATTTTATTATCAGCATGTGTCGTAA
- a CDS encoding recombinase family protein, which produces MYLRKSRADREAELHGEGETLSRHKKILLAFAQKNNLHVTQIYKEVVSGETISERPEIQNMLAEIEKGYCTGVIVIEVERLARGDTKDQGIIAETFKYSNTKIITPTKTYDPNNEFDEEYFEFGLFMSRREYKTINRRIQNGRIASAKEGKFLGSVAPYGYRKVKIKNDKGYTLEPDPNTADVVRMIFQWSKNGVLQGNGTYRHSGSSSIARKLDSMHIAPPKGDYWSRETIADILRNPVYMGKIRWSNKKTVRVIKNGTIKKVEIKNDNPIYVDGLHEPLITEPLFEAVQKQRSKNRKTPLQINASLKNPLSGFVYCGKCGHLMTRLGSNSHTPYDALICPNKYCDNISSPLYLVEEKLILFLNEWIKAYTLNWDLCEQDIFPVDEEIQLKKKALTTASQKLKDLRDQKNNVYTLLEKGIYTIDVFNERSRVLKEQICLMEKDIQFLNDDYKSTQTAQESKEIFLPSVKNIVSTYWSVKDIKIKNDMLRSILIKVVYHKNTPNKKGQRNNPAFTLDIYPKIPKAESLMS; this is translated from the coding sequence ATGTATTTACGCAAAAGCCGTGCAGATCGAGAAGCAGAATTGCATGGTGAAGGTGAAACCCTATCCCGCCATAAAAAGATTTTACTGGCCTTTGCCCAAAAGAACAACTTACATGTAACACAGATATATAAAGAAGTTGTCTCCGGAGAAACTATATCGGAACGTCCAGAAATACAAAACATGCTCGCAGAAATCGAGAAGGGTTATTGTACAGGTGTAATTGTCATAGAGGTGGAACGTCTGGCTCGTGGTGATACAAAGGATCAAGGTATCATAGCGGAAACATTCAAGTATTCAAACACAAAAATCATAACCCCGACAAAAACTTACGATCCAAATAATGAGTTTGACGAGGAATATTTTGAATTTGGACTGTTTATGTCCCGCCGTGAATATAAAACAATTAATCGCCGCATTCAAAATGGACGGATTGCATCTGCCAAAGAGGGAAAATTTCTGGGAAGTGTCGCCCCTTACGGATACCGCAAAGTTAAAATTAAGAATGACAAGGGTTATACCTTAGAACCGGATCCGAATACTGCGGATGTTGTGCGTATGATCTTTCAATGGTCCAAAAATGGGGTTTTACAAGGCAATGGTACCTACAGGCATTCAGGGTCTTCTTCCATCGCCAGAAAGCTAGACTCCATGCATATAGCGCCCCCTAAGGGGGATTACTGGTCTAGGGAAACGATCGCCGATATTTTACGCAATCCAGTATATATGGGTAAGATACGATGGTCAAATAAAAAAACAGTCCGTGTGATAAAAAACGGAACTATAAAAAAAGTGGAGATAAAGAACGATAATCCTATTTACGTGGACGGACTTCATGAGCCACTAATTACGGAACCACTTTTTGAAGCTGTACAAAAACAAAGATCTAAGAACAGAAAAACACCCCTGCAGATAAATGCATCCTTGAAGAATCCATTATCTGGTTTCGTTTATTGCGGAAAGTGCGGGCATCTTATGACGCGTCTTGGATCCAATTCACATACCCCGTACGATGCGCTCATCTGCCCGAACAAATACTGCGATAATATTTCCAGCCCCTTATATCTTGTAGAAGAAAAACTGATTCTATTTCTGAATGAATGGATAAAGGCCTATACGCTAAATTGGGATCTCTGTGAGCAGGATATTTTTCCTGTTGATGAGGAAATTCAATTAAAGAAGAAAGCTTTGACCACGGCGAGCCAAAAACTCAAAGACCTGAGAGATCAAAAGAACAATGTCTATACATTGCTGGAAAAGGGTATCTATACCATTGATGTCTTCAATGAGAGAAGCCGTGTACTAAAAGAACAGATTTGTCTGATGGAAAAAGATATTCAATTTTTAAATGATGACTACAAATCTACACAGACTGCGCAAGAATCGAAAGAAATCTTTTTACCATCTGTAAAAAATATCGTAAGTACCTATTGGTCTGTCAAAGACATAAAGATTAAGAATGATATGCTAAGAAGCATACTAATAAAAGTCGTATACCATAAGAATACTCCAAATAAAAAGGGGCAGCGTAATAACCCTGCCTTTACTCTTGACATCTATCCCAAAATACCTAAGGCAGAATCACTTATGTCTTAG
- a CDS encoding ABC transporter ATP-binding protein: MIKIENLVKRYGDLLALDHLNLEIDEGEIFGLLGPNGSGKSTAIGCLLSLLKYDKGNIEIFGRKMTPDNYEVKRQIGVILQNVAVFDELTVYENIDYFCGLYVKERDKKKQYVQEAIAFVGLENYEKMRPKKLSGGLLRRLNIACGIAHKPRLIIMDEPTVAVDPQSRNKILEGIQELNKQGSTIIYTTHYMEEAEQICSRIAIMDHGRSIAIGTKEELKKMIKTGEAITIENIQLEQSQVSDIRAIRHVFQVEYKEDVLTVRCSEARHNLVRILNYMQEQEIPFGQVSSQLPTLNDVFLEITGKQLRD; this comes from the coding sequence ATGATAAAAATAGAAAATCTGGTAAAAAGATATGGAGATTTACTGGCTTTGGATCATCTGAACCTGGAAATTGACGAAGGAGAGATTTTCGGGCTTCTGGGGCCGAATGGTTCCGGAAAATCCACGGCCATCGGCTGTCTTCTTTCTCTGCTGAAATACGATAAAGGAAATATCGAAATCTTTGGCAGGAAGATGACGCCGGATAACTATGAGGTAAAACGGCAGATCGGAGTAATTCTTCAGAATGTGGCAGTATTTGACGAACTGACGGTATATGAAAACATAGATTATTTCTGCGGCTTATATGTTAAGGAGCGTGATAAGAAAAAGCAATATGTGCAGGAAGCGATTGCATTCGTGGGTTTGGAAAATTATGAGAAGATGCGTCCCAAAAAACTATCGGGAGGGCTTTTGCGTAGATTAAATATTGCGTGTGGAATCGCACATAAACCCAGGCTGATTATCATGGATGAGCCAACAGTTGCTGTAGATCCCCAAAGCCGCAATAAAATTCTCGAGGGTATTCAGGAATTGAATAAACAGGGTTCTACGATTATCTATACTACACATTATATGGAGGAGGCAGAACAAATCTGCAGCAGAATCGCGATTATGGACCATGGAAGAAGTATTGCCATAGGAACGAAAGAGGAGCTGAAGAAGATGATTAAGACCGGAGAAGCCATCACCATAGAGAATATTCAACTGGAGCAATCTCAGGTGTCGGATATAAGAGCAATCCGACATGTATTTCAGGTTGAATATAAAGAGGATGTTTTGACTGTCCGCTGCAGTGAGGCAAGACACAACCTGGTACGGATTCTGAATTATATGCAGGAGCAAGAAATCCCCTTTGGGCAGGTTTCTTCTCAGTTACCGACACTGAATGATGTTTTTCTGGAAATCACGGGAAAGCAGTTAAGAGATTAG
- a CDS encoding sensor histidine kinase, with translation MHRAIDYAVLIIYCFLLVLFIPVDTSFIAAFLLTVIFTSSIYCIGKKQYSFAAAALYTFLALFFPSLYIFIPVFLYHMLQYELYVPIVVSLLGLCWHLYGKSNEVFFLILFGLLLSFVLQKKTTEYQALKAKFRQTRDDSTELNLLLDHRNKTLLEKQDYEVYTATLRERNRIAREIHDNVGHMLTRSILTLGAVKTVNKQEGLSPLLDTFEQSLNTAMDSIRSSVHDLHDESIDLSEVIKSLISEFTFAPVELEYDMGLDVPKEIKYSFISITKEALTNVARHSNATRVHITMREHPGLYQISIHDNGTKESTAASTGIGILNMRDRVEALQGHMQILREHGFKLFITIPKTYKDRRR, from the coding sequence ATGCATCGCGCCATAGATTATGCTGTTTTAATCATCTACTGTTTTCTCTTGGTATTGTTCATTCCGGTGGATACTTCTTTTATTGCAGCTTTTTTGCTCACCGTTATTTTTACTTCTTCCATATATTGTATCGGCAAAAAGCAATACAGTTTCGCTGCCGCTGCTCTTTATACTTTTCTGGCACTGTTTTTTCCTTCTCTTTACATCTTTATTCCTGTTTTTCTGTACCACATGCTGCAGTATGAACTTTATGTTCCAATCGTAGTTAGTCTCCTTGGGCTTTGCTGGCATTTGTACGGAAAGTCGAACGAAGTTTTCTTTCTCATTTTATTCGGACTGCTTCTTTCCTTTGTACTTCAGAAGAAGACCACCGAATATCAGGCATTAAAGGCAAAATTCAGACAAACCCGCGACGATTCCACAGAGCTTAATCTATTGCTCGATCATAGAAATAAAACGCTTCTGGAGAAGCAGGATTACGAGGTTTATACTGCCACCCTGCGGGAGCGTAACCGCATAGCAAGGGAAATCCATGATAATGTGGGGCATATGCTGACCAGATCCATCCTCACACTCGGCGCAGTAAAGACTGTAAACAAACAAGAAGGGCTTTCTCCTCTTCTGGATACTTTCGAGCAGTCGTTGAATACCGCTATGGACAGTATCCGAAGCAGCGTACATGATTTGCATGATGAATCCATAGACTTAAGTGAGGTAATAAAAAGTCTGATCAGTGAGTTTACATTTGCCCCGGTAGAACTTGAATATGATATGGGACTTGATGTTCCAAAAGAAATCAAATATAGTTTTATCAGCATTACAAAAGAGGCTTTGACGAATGTCGCCCGGCACAGCAACGCCACCCGGGTACACATCACTATGAGAGAACACCCGGGCCTCTACCAGATCTCCATCCATGACAATGGAACAAAAGAAAGTACGGCTGCATCGACGGGTATCGGCATTTTAAATATGAGAGATCGAGTTGAAGCACTACAGGGACATATGCAAATCCTCCGGGAACATGGATTTAAACTTTTTATAACAATTCCGAAAACGTATAAAGACAGGAGACGATAA
- a CDS encoding ABC transporter permease has protein sequence MRVFKGYMKITSRNIGTMLMYFIIFFTMAVFMQKTYTSEELDNFAAVKNKVAIVDEDKGNLARLLKEYLKDVHHIKEYSHDEELLQEEMYYGNIEYIVWIPKDFEQKLISGEAAVKETARPGTYSGAYVEQQISGFLNHLRTYKAAGFSDEEIEKAIQEREKSIVKLADPNGNGGAASMHSYLFQFLPYIMIAALSYVLSFILAAFNNKDVKNRMRASAISGRREALESFLAFAVIGLGFWCMCMLFTAILYGKEFTGDVLLPYYLMNSLALLVVALSISFLVGNTVKDKVAINGVVNVLSLGMSFLCGAFIPLSMLSVEVKKVAVFLPVYWYEKINDLLSVSGRLSDSMKITIWKGLGIQLLFAAACLGVGLAVTKLKRQE, from the coding sequence ATGAGAGTGTTTAAAGGCTATATGAAGATAACCAGCCGAAATATCGGAACGATGCTGATGTACTTTATCATCTTTTTTACCATGGCTGTTTTTATGCAAAAGACATATACCAGTGAAGAACTGGATAATTTTGCAGCGGTAAAGAACAAGGTAGCGATTGTAGATGAAGATAAAGGGAATCTGGCACGTCTGTTAAAGGAATATCTAAAAGACGTGCATCATATAAAAGAATATTCACATGATGAAGAACTGCTTCAAGAGGAGATGTATTATGGAAACATTGAATATATTGTGTGGATTCCAAAAGATTTTGAGCAGAAGCTCATATCCGGTGAAGCGGCTGTAAAGGAAACGGCAAGGCCAGGGACTTATTCCGGTGCATATGTAGAACAACAGATAAGTGGTTTCCTGAATCATTTAAGAACGTATAAAGCTGCGGGATTCTCTGACGAAGAGATAGAAAAAGCAATTCAGGAGCGGGAAAAGAGCATAGTTAAGCTTGCAGATCCGAATGGAAATGGTGGAGCAGCATCCATGCATTCCTATCTGTTCCAATTCCTGCCCTATATCATGATTGCCGCCTTAAGCTACGTATTGAGCTTTATTCTTGCTGCATTTAATAATAAGGATGTGAAAAACAGAATGCGTGCATCAGCTATATCGGGGAGAAGAGAGGCACTGGAATCCTTTCTGGCATTTGCTGTCATTGGTCTGGGCTTCTGGTGCATGTGTATGCTGTTTACTGCAATCTTGTATGGAAAAGAATTTACAGGAGATGTCTTGCTTCCTTACTATCTGATGAACAGTCTGGCCTTGCTGGTGGTAGCACTTTCCATATCATTTTTAGTGGGGAATACAGTGAAAGATAAAGTAGCGATTAATGGAGTCGTCAATGTGCTTTCTCTGGGAATGTCATTTCTATGTGGTGCATTCATACCACTTAGCATGTTAAGTGTTGAGGTAAAGAAAGTGGCAGTTTTTCTGCCCGTGTATTGGTATGAGAAGATTAATGATTTACTGTCTGTTTCAGGACGGCTGTCAGATAGCATGAAAATTACGATTTGGAAAGGCCTTGGGATTCAGCTCTTATTTGCGGCCGCCTGCCTGGGTGTGGGTCTTGCGGTTACAAAACTGAAAAGACAGGAGTAG
- the xerD gene encoding site-specific tyrosine recombinase XerD, whose protein sequence is MINAIQEFIQYLHNVKKVSHNTEVSYERDLRKMFAWLDQQGIDSAEMVTNTNLNSYMLYLERQNLAASTVSRSVATMRAFFQYQLKENHIKTDPTEGLKPPKVEKKAPEILTVEEVDLLLSQPDTNTPKGVRDKAMLELLYATGIRVSELIHLKMSDVNMRLCYITCQEHDRDRIVPFGNTAKHAVENYVKEARGVLLGAHSEEYLFVNCSGKPISRQGFWKVLKGYVDKAGIVADITPHTLRHSFAIHLLQNGADLKSVQEMLGHSDISTTHMYLNMGIYKMRDVYTKAHPRK, encoded by the coding sequence ATGATAAATGCAATTCAGGAGTTTATACAATATTTACATAACGTGAAAAAGGTTTCTCATAATACAGAAGTTTCCTACGAACGAGATTTGAGAAAAATGTTTGCCTGGCTGGATCAGCAGGGGATTGATTCAGCAGAAATGGTGACGAATACGAATCTGAACTCATATATGCTTTATCTGGAGAGGCAAAATCTGGCCGCTTCAACGGTTTCAAGGAGTGTGGCCACGATGCGGGCCTTTTTTCAATATCAGTTGAAGGAGAATCATATAAAGACTGATCCAACGGAAGGCCTTAAGCCTCCGAAAGTGGAAAAAAAAGCTCCGGAAATTTTGACTGTAGAGGAAGTGGACTTGCTCCTTTCCCAGCCGGATACCAACACCCCTAAAGGAGTTCGCGATAAGGCGATGCTGGAACTGTTATATGCAACCGGAATAAGGGTCAGTGAGTTGATTCATCTGAAGATGTCGGATGTCAATATGCGTCTGTGCTATATAACCTGCCAGGAGCACGACAGAGACAGAATTGTACCGTTTGGAAATACTGCAAAGCATGCAGTGGAAAATTACGTAAAAGAGGCAAGGGGAGTGCTCCTGGGTGCTCACAGTGAGGAATATCTCTTCGTGAACTGTTCAGGAAAACCGATCAGCCGTCAGGGCTTTTGGAAGGTATTAAAGGGTTATGTAGATAAAGCTGGGATTGTAGCAGACATTACACCGCATACTCTGAGGCATTCATTTGCCATTCATTTATTGCAGAATGGAGCGGATTTAAAAAGTGTTCAGGAAATGCTGGGTCATTCGGACATTTCCACCACACATATGTATCTGAATATGGGGATTTACAAGATGCGTGATGTATATACAAAAGCACATCCACGCAAGTAG